A portion of the Motacilla alba alba isolate MOTALB_02 chromosome 19, Motacilla_alba_V1.0_pri, whole genome shotgun sequence genome contains these proteins:
- the LOC119709997 gene encoding uncharacterized protein LOC119709997 gives MTLAVSAVPKAAAKRSPSRSPQPEPGSNLKPYRSVTSGPCPSESPLAFDQSYRPVALRPRPLHLRVVTKASSICSGPRCAVTELLLAVGEWAGLSRLYKWPRAGRARRARGGGRGGRSSAPSAPRRRSLGAARASQRRDPAATGHGGVCAVLGREVGAPFVAARGSLRRRRCLPRPQIGEGQSAGRPRSKRDRENAGPAKSKKDGEHPRPVKGKQGKRRRGSSRKRMGTETTPSLAKVRRIEQLPIILQAETEQDTSFPSIPQGERDGDPSSTAPPSPAPVDEAK, from the exons ATGACCCTGGCTGTCAGTGCAGTTCCTAAGGCAGCTGCCAAGCGCAGCCCCAGTCGCAGTCCCCAGCCCGAGCCCGGCTCTAACCTCAAGCCCT ATCGCTCGGTCACGTCCGGGCCCTGCCCATCAGAGAGCCCTCTGGCTTTCGACCAATCATATCGCCCGGTGGCGTTGCGGCCCCGCCCCCTGCACCTCCGAGTCGTCACAAAGGCCTCCAGTATTTGCTCCGGCCCCCGTTGTGCGGTCACGGAGCTCCTATTGGCTGTCGGTGAGTGGGCGGGGCTCAGCCGCCTGTATAAAtggccgcgggcggggcgggctcGGCGAGCTCGTGGCGGTGGTCGGGGCGGGCGGAGCTCTGCGCCCTCGGCCCCGCGACGCCGGAGCCTCGGGGCCGCCCGTGCCTCGCAGCGCCGCGACCCTGCGGCCACGGGCCACGGGGGGGTGTGCGCCGTGCTtgggagggaggtgggagcGCCCTTTGTGGCCGCTCGCGGCTCCCTGCGCCGGCGCCGCTGTCTCCCCCGCCCCCAAATAGGAGAGGGACAAAGTGCCGGCCGCCCCAGATCGAAGAGGGACAGAGAGAATGCCGGCCCCGCAAAATCGAAGAAGGATGGAGAGCACCCCCGGCCGGTCAAAGGCAAGCAG GGGAAGCGGCGCAGAGGGTCCTCCCGAAAGCGGATGGGGACCGAGACCACTCCCAGCCTTGCAAAGGTGAGGAGGATCGAGCAACTCCCCATCATCCTGCAGGCTGAGACGGAGCAGGACACGTCcttccccagcatcccccagggCGAGAGGGACGGAGACCCCTCGAGCACCGCCCCTCCTTCCCCCGCCCCCGTGGAcgaagcaaaataa
- the LOC119709798 gene encoding serine/threonine-protein kinase pim-1-like, translated as MARLERAPVCFAAAPGRPLLDILGCSPGQAEEQRPGQDAGDSDGAAVPRCSGAPAAACARCPGPAEPLASPRAVRRWPLPGAQQEAGQKKELQELYQLGPQLGSGGFGTVFAGTRLSDGRPVAIKHVARESVLQWDERPDGTRVPMEIVLMEKVGSGCHSIIQLLDWFELPDSFVLVLERPERSRDLLELLQEQEFLSEEAARWLFCQVLEAVRHCTACGVLHRDIKAENLLVDPESGDLKLIDFGCGTFLQEHLFREYFGTPMYCPPEWICLRCYHGHAATIWSLGVLLYVMVCGILPFQDDHDIVSGQLIFRPQVSPECRHLIHWCLAKHPVDRPQLEEILRHPWVWGGCL; from the exons ATGGCACGGCTTGAAAGAGCCCCGGTGTGctttgcagctgctcctgggaggcCCCTGTTGGACATCTtgggctgcagccccggccaggcagaagagcagaggcCAGGCCAGGACGCCGGGGACAGCGACGGTGCCGCCGTGCCCCGCTGCAGCGGGGCTCCTGCAGCCGCCTGTgcgcgctgccccggccccgcggagccgctCGCCAGCCCGAGGGCTGTGAGGCGGTGGCCGCTGCCCGGCGCGCAGCAGGAAGCAG GGCAaaagaaggagctgcaggagctctaCCAGCTGGGCCCGCAGCTGGGCAGCGGTGGCTTCGGCACCGTTTTCGCGGGGACCCGCCTCTCGGACGGCCGCCCG GTGGCCATCAAGCACGTGGCCCGGGAGAGCGTCCTGCAGTGGGACGAGCGG CCCGACGGCACCCGTGTTCCCATGGAGATTGTGCTGATGGAGAAGGTGGGCTCAGGCTGCCACAGCATCATCCAGCTCCTGGACTGGTTCGAGCTGCCTGACAGCTtcgtgctggtgctggagcGTCCGGAGCGATCCCGGgatctcctggagctcctgcaggagcaggagttcCTGAGCGAGGAGGCGGCGCGCTGGCTTTtctgccaggtgctggaggccgTGCGGCACTGCACCGCCTGCGGCGTCCTGCACCGGGACATCAAGGCAGAGAACCTCCTCGTGGACCCGGAGAGTGGCGACCTGAAGCTCATCGACTTCGGTTGCGGCACCTTTCTCCAGGAGCACCTCTTCAGGGAATATTTCG GAACACCCATGTACTGCCCGCCCGAGTGGATCTGCCTGCGCTGCTACCACGGCCACGCGGCGACCATCTGGTCCCTGGGCGTGCTGCTCTATGTCATGGTCTGCGGCATCCTCCCCTTCCAGGACGACCATGACATCGTGTCGGGGCAGCTCATCTTCCGGCCGCAGGTCTCTCCAG AGTGCCGGCATCTGATCCACTGGTGTTTGGCCAAGCACCCCGTGGACCGGCCGCAGCTGGAGGAGATCTTGCGCCACCCGTGGGTGTGGGGCGGGTGCCTGTGA